A single window of Zea mays cultivar B73 chromosome 10, Zm-B73-REFERENCE-NAM-5.0, whole genome shotgun sequence DNA harbors:
- the LOC103641262 gene encoding reticuline oxidase produces the protein MAALALLPLVLRLFAVQAGGRVDGRFTACLAAAGVGNVTTRQSPGYAAALLVSVQNLRFAGAGAPKPAAVVVPASLQELCDAVRCARGAGLALRLRSGGHSYEGQSYTTSDGGGAFAVVDLAALDRVRVDAARRTAWVQAGATLGQAYRAVAAASPALALSAGSCPTVGSGGHIAGGGFGLLSRKHGLAGDNVVDAVLVDARGRVLDRAAMGEDVFWAIRGGGGGAWGAVYAWRVRLSPVPERVTAFVVNRPGPARSVASLVSTWQHVAPWLPDEFYVSAFVGAGLPEADPGRRAAGVSVTFKGLYLGPAHEAMQILAARFPEIGLSDLAPREMSWIESVVFFSGLPEGSAVSDLADRVLHTKTYFKAKSDYVRRPTPLDHLVKAVGLLSEQPKAYVILDPYGGAMDRVGSAVLPFPHRKGNIHGIQYMVEWTAGDDERREEYMGWLRRFYDFMGAYVATEPRAAYVNYMDLDLGTNDWSDADERSPNPQVEAARAWGERYFLGNYDRLVRAKTLIDPDNVFRNAQSIPPLGGGAHGMTWSTRGISPKATSNGSTYDI, from the coding sequence ATGGCGGCCCTCGCCCTGCTCCCTCTCGTGCTCCGCCTCTTCGCCGTGCAAGCAGGCGGCAGAGTCGACGGACGCTTCACGGCGTGCCTGGCCGCCGCCGGCGTGGGCAACGTGACGACGCGGCAGTCCCCCGGGTACGCCGCGGCGCTGCTCGTCTCCGTGCAGAACCTGCGgttcgcgggcgcgggcgcgcccaAGCCCGCGGCCGTGGTGGTCCCGGCGTCGCTGCAGGAGCTTTGCGACGCGGTGCGGTGCGCGCGGGGGGCGGGGCTGGCGCTGCGGCTCCGCAGCGGCGGGCACAGCTACGAGGGGCAGTCCTACAcgacctcggacggcggcggcgcgttCGCCGTGGTGGACCTAGCGGCGCTGGACCGCGTGCGCGTGGACGCGGCGCGGCGCACGGCGTGGGTGCAGGCCGGCGCGACGCTGGGGCAGGCGTACCGCGCCGTGGCGGCGGCCAGCCCGGCGCTGGCATTATCGGCGGGGTCGTGCCCGACGGTCGGCTCGGGCGGGCACATCGCCGGCGGGGGGTTCGGGCTGCTGTCGCGCAAGCACGGCCTGGCGGGGGACAACGTGGTGGACGCCGTGCTGGTGGACGCGCGCGGCCGCGTCCTCGACCGCGCCGCCATGGGGGAGGACGTGTTCTGGGCcatccgcggcggcggcggcggcgcctggGGCGCCGTGTACGCCTGGCGCGTCCGCCTCAGCCCGGTCCCCGAGCGCGTCACCGCGTTCGTCGTCAACCGCCCAGGCCCCGCCCGCTCCGTCGCCTCGCTGGTGTCCACGTGGCAGCACGTCGCGCCGTGGCTGCCCGACGAGTTCTACGTCTCCGCGTTCGTCGGCGCCGGGCTGCCGGAGGCGGACCCGGGCCGCCGGGCCGCCGGCGTCTCCGTCACGTTCAAGGGGCTGTACCTCGGGCCGGCGCACGAGGCGATGCAGATCCTGGCGGCCCGGTTCCCGGAGATCGGGCTGTCCGACCTGGCCCCGAGGGAGATGAGCTGGATCGAGTCCGTGGTGTTCTTCTCCGGCCTGCCCGAGGGGAGCGCCGTGTCGGACCTCGCGGACCGGGTGCTGCACACCAAGACCTACTTCAAGGCAAAGTCGGACTACGTGCGGCGTCCGACGCCGCTAGACCACCTGGTCAAAGCCGTCGGCCTGCTGTCCGAGCAGCCCAAGGCGTACGTCATCCTGGACCCGTACGGCGGCGCCATGGACCGGGTCGGGTCCGCCGTCCTCCCCTTCCCGCACCGCAAGGGCAACATCCACGGCATCCAGTACATGGTCGAGTGGACGGCCGGCGACGACGAGCGCAGGGAGGAGTACATGGGCTGGCTGCGCCGGTTCTACGACTTCATGGGAGCGTACGTGGCGACGGAGCCACGGGCCGCGTACGTAAACTACATGGACCTCGATCTCGGAACGAACGACTGGTCCGACGCCGACGAGAGGAGCCCCAACCCACAGGTGGAGGCGGCGCGGGCGTGGGGCGAGCGGTACTTCCTGGGCAACTACGACCGGCTGGTTCGAGCCAAGACGTTGATCGACCCGGACAACGTGTTCCGCAACGCGCAGAGTATCCCGCCACTTGGAGGCGGCGCCCATGGCATGACGTGGAGCACGCGTGGCATCTCGCCCAAGGCCACATCCAATGGAAGCACGTATGATATATAG